In a genomic window of Halalkalicoccus sp. CG83:
- a CDS encoding cold-shock protein has translation MAKGKVDFFNDTGGYGFIETEDADDDVFFHMEDVGGPDLEEGQEVEFDIDQAPKGPRATNLTRL, from the coding sequence ATGGCGAAAGGCAAGGTCGACTTCTTCAACGACACTGGCGGCTACGGATTTATCGAGACTGAGGACGCGGATGACGACGTTTTCTTCCACATGGAAGACGTCGGCGGCCCGGACCTCGAGGAAGGACAGGAAGTGGAGTTCGACATCGATCAGGCCCCCAAGGGCCCCCGAGCGACGAACCTCACCCGGCTGTAA
- a CDS encoding cupin domain-containing protein, whose translation MTLDRYPDLDLDEGEVRTEELVAEEDVLVKAFALGPGAELSPHEHADSTNVFHVLEGRVTVIQNGEEETIDAPGVVLHERGVAHGARNDTDEVAVFTASLCPLPS comes from the coding sequence ATGACGCTCGATCGCTATCCGGACCTCGATCTCGACGAGGGCGAGGTGCGCACCGAGGAGCTGGTGGCGGAGGAGGACGTCCTGGTAAAGGCGTTCGCGCTCGGCCCCGGCGCGGAGCTCTCGCCCCACGAACACGCCGACTCGACCAACGTCTTCCACGTGCTGGAGGGGCGGGTGACCGTGATCCAGAACGGCGAGGAGGAGACGATCGACGCGCCGGGCGTCGTCCTCCACGAGCGCGGCGTCGCCCACGGCGCGCGAAACGACACCGACGAGGTGGCGGTGTTCACCGCGAGCCTCTGTCCGCTGCCGTCGTAG
- a CDS encoding amphi-Trp domain-containing protein, with the protein MGDVSSSQERTRAEIAEYLREFADELDSGDARSSKGIDEPGRSGDSAPAERTDDGGKVTIVAGNESATINPPETLTFDVEVATDSSLLEGGGTERSATFSLRWNEDHVEEDDELDVR; encoded by the coding sequence ATGGGAGACGTCAGTTCGTCCCAGGAACGGACGCGCGCCGAGATCGCAGAGTACCTCCGGGAGTTCGCGGACGAACTCGACTCGGGCGACGCGCGCTCCTCGAAGGGGATCGACGAGCCCGGGCGGTCCGGCGACTCGGCGCCGGCGGAGCGCACCGACGACGGCGGGAAGGTGACGATCGTCGCCGGGAACGAGAGCGCGACGATCAACCCGCCCGAGACGCTCACGTTCGACGTCGAGGTCGCGACCGACTCGTCGCTGCTCGAGGGTGGAGGCACGGAACGCAGCGCGACGTTCAGCCTCCGCTGGAACGAGGACCACGTCGAGGAGGACGACGAACTCGACGTCCGGTAG
- a CDS encoding glycerophosphodiester phosphodiesterase, giving the protein MGSSRDVGGTPRTADTGTRAATTIGVGASAANVDVPSLIAHRGFAGENPENTVSTLRTAATVADWIEIDCRPTADDVCVVFHDPVLDRCTDLSGAVAETPVATVLSAEVDGGGSIPAFEEVLDAVPSNTGLVLDLKGRHAEDPDDECWEWLADPLAAAAGAANPVLVSTFSEDALEAVEEHAPALPTAYLCKRDIDRALDVARRRGCAAIHPSTGLLFGGSDGDPERNPLARAHEAGLAVHAWTVSDTKEAAALAALGVDGLIADYADVLDSVERR; this is encoded by the coding sequence ATGGGTTCGAGTCGAGACGTGGGCGGGACCCCGAGGACGGCCGATACCGGGACGCGCGCCGCCACGACGATCGGCGTCGGGGCCTCCGCCGCCAACGTCGACGTACCGTCGCTGATCGCCCACCGCGGTTTCGCGGGCGAGAACCCCGAAAACACCGTTTCGACGCTACGCACGGCCGCGACCGTCGCCGACTGGATCGAGATCGACTGCCGGCCGACCGCCGACGACGTCTGTGTGGTCTTTCACGACCCCGTGTTGGATCGCTGCACCGACCTCTCGGGAGCCGTCGCCGAGACGCCCGTCGCGACCGTCCTCTCCGCCGAGGTCGACGGCGGCGGGTCGATCCCCGCCTTCGAGGAGGTGCTCGACGCCGTCCCGTCGAACACGGGGCTCGTACTCGACCTGAAGGGACGCCACGCCGAGGACCCGGACGACGAGTGCTGGGAGTGGCTCGCGGACCCACTCGCGGCCGCCGCCGGGGCGGCGAACCCGGTTCTCGTCTCGACGTTCTCCGAGGACGCGCTCGAGGCCGTCGAGGAACACGCGCCCGCCCTCCCGACCGCCTACCTCTGTAAGAGGGATATCGACCGCGCGCTGGACGTCGCTCGGCGACGCGGCTGTGCGGCGATCCACCCGTCGACGGGGCTGCTTTTCGGCGGGTCGGACGGCGACCCCGAACGGAATCCCCTCGCTCGCGCTCACGAGGCGGGACTCGCGGTCCACGCCTGGACGGTGAGCGACACGAAGGAGGCCGCGGCGCTCGCGGCGCTCGGCGTCGACGGCCTCATCGCCGACTACGCGGACGTGCTGGATTCGGTAGAACGCCGCTGA
- a CDS encoding DUF7126 family protein — protein MSRAVIAGDVTERSSADQSKSEDSVDDADALGDALQAEGFEVACIDGLADREALEEAGIDDAEVYLITDVVQATSIPVARERNERLRIVVYAPDSLPEFARPLADLIVGPDLVGPEAVADALVD, from the coding sequence ATGAGCCGTGCCGTCATCGCCGGCGACGTCACCGAACGGAGTTCGGCCGATCAGTCGAAATCGGAGGACTCCGTCGACGACGCGGACGCCCTCGGCGACGCTCTCCAAGCGGAGGGGTTCGAGGTCGCCTGCATCGACGGACTGGCGGACCGGGAGGCGCTCGAGGAGGCCGGGATCGACGACGCCGAGGTCTACCTGATCACCGACGTCGTACAGGCGACCTCGATCCCCGTGGCTCGCGAACGAAACGAACGGCTGCGGATCGTCGTCTACGCGCCCGACTCGCTGCCGGAGTTCGCCCGGCCGCTGGCCGATCTGATCGTCGGCCCCGACCTGGTCGGCCCCGAGGCCGTCGCCGACGCGCTCGTCGACTGA
- the guaA gene encoding glutamine-hydrolyzing GMP synthase encodes MVDPESFVEEAIAEIEREVGDANAVIALSGGVDSSVAAALAYEALGERLTPVYVDTGLMRKGETEALRETFSYMESLRVVDAEERFLEALSGVTDPEEKRSVIGESFIREFEREAREADADYLVQGTIYPDRIESEGGIKSHHNVGGLPERIDFEGIVEPVRDLYKDEVREVARELDLEEVVAERMPFPGPGLAVRVIGEVTKEKLEVAREACHVVEDELEEHEPWQALAAVIGKATGVKGDNRVHGWVVAVRSVESRDGMTARAQELDWGTLQRIQSRITGENENVARVVYDVTHKPPATIEYE; translated from the coding sequence ATGGTCGATCCCGAATCGTTCGTCGAGGAGGCGATCGCGGAGATCGAGCGGGAGGTCGGCGACGCGAACGCGGTGATCGCGCTCTCGGGCGGCGTCGACTCGTCGGTCGCGGCGGCGCTGGCCTACGAGGCGCTCGGAGAGCGGCTCACGCCCGTCTACGTCGACACCGGACTGATGCGAAAGGGCGAGACCGAGGCACTCCGCGAGACGTTCTCCTACATGGAGTCGCTTCGAGTGGTCGACGCCGAGGAGCGGTTTCTGGAGGCGCTCTCGGGCGTGACGGACCCCGAGGAGAAACGGTCGGTCATCGGCGAGTCGTTCATCCGCGAGTTCGAGCGCGAGGCGCGCGAGGCTGACGCCGACTACCTCGTCCAGGGGACGATCTACCCCGACCGCATCGAGAGCGAGGGCGGGATCAAGTCCCATCACAACGTCGGCGGCCTCCCTGAGAGAATCGACTTCGAGGGGATCGTCGAGCCCGTTCGCGACCTCTACAAGGACGAGGTTCGCGAGGTGGCCCGCGAGCTCGACCTCGAGGAGGTCGTCGCCGAACGGATGCCGTTCCCCGGACCGGGCCTCGCGGTACGCGTCATCGGCGAGGTCACGAAGGAGAAGCTGGAGGTCGCGCGCGAGGCGTGTCACGTCGTCGAGGACGAACTCGAGGAGCACGAACCCTGGCAGGCGCTCGCCGCCGTCATCGGAAAGGCGACGGGCGTGAAGGGCGACAACCGCGTCCACGGCTGGGTGGTCGCCGTTCGAAGCGTCGAATCGCGCGACGGCATGACCGCCCGCGCCCAGGAGCTCGACTGGGGGACCCTCCAGCGCATCCAGAGCCGGATCACGGGGGAGAACGAGAACGTCGCGCGGGTCGTCTACGACGTCACGCACAAACCGCCCGCGACCATCGAGTACGAATGA
- a CDS encoding MogA/MoaB family molybdenum cofactor biosynthesis protein produces the protein MGENARHDDSKDDQTHQRHPDSDDDHDHGNDHEHGPGHDHHDFDLENPGAAVVTVSSSRSLDDDPSGDAIRDALEESGFELATRELVNDDFDTIQHIVNRLTDRDDVDVVVTTGGTGVTPDDVTVEAVQPLISKTLPGFGELFRTLSYEEVGTRVVGTRAVAGVVESVPVFCLPGSENAARLGCEEIIVEEAPHLIGLAARDSDSSEE, from the coding sequence ATGGGGGAGAACGCCCGCCACGACGATTCGAAGGACGACCAGACGCATCAACGCCACCCGGATTCCGATGACGATCACGATCACGGGAACGATCACGAGCACGGCCCCGGTCACGACCACCACGACTTCGACCTCGAGAATCCGGGAGCCGCGGTCGTCACCGTCTCCTCGTCGCGGTCGCTCGACGACGACCCGTCGGGCGACGCGATCCGCGACGCCCTCGAGGAGAGCGGGTTCGAGCTCGCGACCCGCGAACTCGTCAACGACGACTTCGATACGATCCAGCACATCGTCAACAGGCTGACCGATCGCGACGACGTCGACGTCGTCGTCACGACCGGCGGGACGGGCGTCACGCCCGACGACGTCACCGTCGAGGCGGTCCAGCCGCTGATCAGCAAGACCCTTCCGGGTTTCGGCGAGCTGTTTCGCACCCTCTCCTACGAGGAAGTCGGCACCCGAGTCGTCGGCACGCGGGCGGTCGCGGGGGTCGTTGAGAGCGTTCCCGTGTTCTGTCTGCCCGGCAGCGAGAACGCCGCCCGCCTCGGCTGCGAGGAGATCATCGTCGAGGAGGCACCCCACCTCATCGGGCTCGCCGCACGCGACTCGGACTCCTCGGAGGAGTAG
- a CDS encoding CehA/McbA family metallohydrolase: MIELDLHAHTRFFHGRDRAARAFDPVGHRLLVGAARRRGLDGVALTNHDYYRPLGDPTGEGGVLSMPGIEISTTQGHVVVLGPDPPTRTAPDTLTPQEAVDLAHDRGCVAIIAHPFRNSTIRETDVEFDAIELNGKHPRTWPLVREIAEARDLPLVGGSDAHYPIEVGRAYTRIDAEPNPRAIAEAIREGRVEPALADGPFARLVQGGYRRIHKYKGHLTDPTPGVGESPGED; encoded by the coding sequence GTGATCGAACTCGATCTCCACGCTCACACGCGGTTCTTCCACGGCCGCGATCGGGCTGCACGCGCGTTCGACCCCGTCGGCCACCGGCTACTGGTCGGGGCCGCCCGTCGACGCGGCCTCGACGGCGTCGCCCTGACGAACCACGACTACTACCGGCCGCTCGGCGATCCCACGGGGGAGGGGGGCGTGCTCTCGATGCCGGGAATCGAGATCTCGACGACGCAGGGCCACGTCGTCGTGCTGGGACCCGACCCGCCGACGCGCACCGCACCCGACACGCTCACCCCTCAGGAGGCAGTCGACCTCGCACACGACCGGGGCTGCGTCGCGATCATCGCCCACCCGTTTCGCAACAGCACCATCCGCGAGACCGACGTCGAGTTCGACGCGATCGAGCTCAACGGCAAACACCCCCGGACGTGGCCGCTGGTCCGTGAGATCGCCGAAGCGCGCGACCTCCCGCTCGTCGGCGGCAGCGACGCCCACTATCCGATCGAGGTCGGGCGCGCCTACACGCGGATCGACGCCGAGCCGAACCCCAGGGCGATCGCCGAGGCGATCCGCGAGGGACGGGTCGAGCCGGCGCTCGCGGACGGCCCGTTCGCCCGGCTCGTCCAGGGAGGGTATCGACGGATCCACAAGTACAAGGGCCACCTGACCGACCCGACGCCCGGCGTCGGCGAGTCGCCGGGCGAGGACTGA
- a CDS encoding Lrp/AsnC family transcriptional regulator gives MDELDRSILDVLRRDARTPYTEIAERVGTSEGTVRNRVERMNEDGVIERFTVATRTGNIKAMIEVGVDVAVDTTEVADRMAEWDEVDFVWQVSGEEDIVLVVDAADTRGVNALITQAREMDEIVSTTTRLILDERR, from the coding sequence ATGGACGAGCTGGACCGGTCGATTCTCGACGTGCTTCGACGCGACGCGAGGACGCCGTACACGGAGATCGCCGAACGCGTTGGGACGAGCGAGGGCACGGTCCGCAACCGCGTCGAGCGCATGAACGAGGACGGCGTCATCGAGCGCTTCACCGTCGCCACCCGCACCGGCAACATCAAGGCGATGATCGAGGTCGGCGTCGACGTCGCCGTCGACACCACCGAGGTCGCGGACCGGATGGCCGAGTGGGACGAGGTCGACTTCGTCTGGCAGGTGAGCGGCGAGGAGGACATCGTCCTGGTGGTCGACGCCGCGGACACGCGCGGCGTGAACGCCCTCATCACCCAGGCCCGGGAGATGGACGAGATCGTGAGCACGACGACCCGGCTGATCCTCGACGAACGCCGCTAG
- a CDS encoding NUDIX hydrolase, with amino-acid sequence MSTQETAGDATHDNARQEVIAVDADDEEQGVVNRLDAHTGDGVRHRAFTALLFDHDGRILLAQRSPEKRLWDTHWDGTVASHPVQGQSQEEATRERLEEELGVKPTQYTDLRVTDKFEYKRYYPNEGVEHEVCSVLKCTLDDTALDPDEAEVGGLLWVPYERLYEHPKWYRQLRLCPWFEIAMRRDFD; translated from the coding sequence ATGAGTACCCAGGAGACGGCCGGGGACGCGACGCACGACAACGCCCGCCAGGAGGTCATCGCGGTCGACGCCGACGACGAGGAACAGGGAGTGGTCAACCGTCTCGACGCCCACACCGGCGACGGCGTCCGCCACCGCGCGTTCACCGCGCTGCTGTTCGACCACGACGGGCGCATCCTGCTGGCCCAGCGAAGCCCCGAGAAGCGCCTGTGGGACACCCACTGGGACGGCACCGTCGCCTCGCATCCCGTTCAGGGACAGAGCCAGGAGGAGGCCACCCGCGAGCGCCTCGAGGAGGAACTCGGGGTCAAGCCCACCCAGTACACCGATCTGCGGGTGACCGACAAGTTCGAGTACAAACGCTACTACCCCAACGAGGGCGTCGAACACGAGGTGTGCTCCGTGCTCAAGTGCACGCTCGACGATACGGCGCTCGACCCCGACGAGGCGGAGGTCGGCGGTCTGCTGTGGGTGCCCTACGAACGGCTCTACGAACATCCGAAGTGGTACCGCCAGCTCCGGCTCTGTCCCTGGTTCGAGATCGCGATGCGTCGTGACTTCGACTGA
- the carA gene encoding glutamine-hydrolyzing carbamoyl-phosphate synthase small subunit codes for MSDAYVALEGGRVLSARTRSPGTARGELVFTTAYTGYEESLTDPSYEEQVLTFSYPLIGNYGVRDERFESDRVHPRAAIALEFTDDVAEWLESEGVPAVEGLDTRDLVTEIRDEGAMKCGIAAGPDATPEAALAELDACKGMSEHTDIGEQVSVDEPYTVEPAAADDVEVDVALIDCGAKGSIVSSLTDRGATVHVLPYDATAEDVEALSPDVLFVSNGPGDPANFTAAGELVDRFVGETPIAGICLGQQVVARSLGGETEKMAFGHRGVNQPVLDLRTDRVVMTTQNHGYTVADPGELEVTQVNVNDDTPEGLDSEELKVLTRQYHPEANPGPHDSLDFFDRVLEMAKKPAATAD; via the coding sequence ATGTCGGACGCCTACGTCGCGCTGGAGGGCGGACGCGTGCTGAGTGCGCGTACCCGTTCGCCGGGCACCGCCCGGGGAGAGCTAGTGTTCACGACCGCCTACACGGGCTACGAGGAGAGCCTCACCGATCCCTCATACGAGGAACAGGTGTTGACCTTCTCGTACCCGCTGATCGGCAACTACGGTGTCCGAGACGAGCGATTCGAGTCCGACCGCGTTCACCCCCGGGCCGCGATCGCCCTGGAGTTTACCGACGACGTGGCCGAGTGGCTCGAGAGCGAGGGCGTGCCGGCCGTCGAGGGGCTCGACACGCGCGATCTGGTCACCGAGATCCGCGATGAGGGTGCGATGAAGTGCGGCATCGCCGCCGGTCCCGACGCCACCCCCGAGGCGGCGCTCGCGGAGCTCGACGCCTGCAAGGGGATGAGCGAGCATACCGACATCGGCGAACAGGTGAGCGTCGACGAACCGTACACGGTCGAGCCCGCCGCCGCCGACGACGTCGAGGTGGACGTCGCGCTGATCGACTGCGGCGCAAAGGGATCGATCGTCTCCTCGCTGACCGATCGCGGCGCGACCGTCCACGTGCTGCCCTACGACGCGACAGCCGAGGACGTCGAGGCGCTCTCGCCGGACGTGCTGTTCGTCTCGAACGGCCCCGGCGACCCCGCGAACTTCACCGCCGCGGGTGAGCTGGTCGATCGGTTCGTCGGCGAGACCCCGATCGCGGGCATCTGTCTCGGCCAGCAGGTCGTCGCCCGGTCGCTAGGCGGCGAGACCGAAAAGATGGCGTTCGGCCACCGTGGGGTGAACCAGCCGGTTCTCGACCTGCGCACCGATCGGGTCGTGATGACCACCCAGAACCACGGCTACACCGTCGCCGATCCCGGGGAGCTCGAGGTCACGCAGGTGAACGTCAACGACGACACCCCCGAGGGGCTCGACAGCGAGGAGCTGAAGGTGCTCACCCGCCAGTACCACCCCGAGGCGAACCCCGGCCCGCACGACTCGCTCGACTTCTTCGATCGCGTCCTCGAGATGGCGAAAAAGCCCGCCGCGACCGCCGACTAA
- a CDS encoding diacylglycerol/lipid kinase family protein: MTEDVGTRDCVLVVNPQSGNGNHIETIRELAAEHGFEVAVSESGDHAVSLAREAAESGATRIGACGGDGTINQVVRGIDAADAFDEVTFGVVPAGTGNNFAGNVGVESIEHGIELLAEGETRTIDLGTAGDELFVNSCICGLTANASGETSSDLKDRFGPLAYVFKTIETMTEFEAIPLHVHAEDEGALWDGDAVFVLIGNARSFPAGGDGQGDAEDGLLEVTIVEDVPTNQLLRDATVSHLLGGETASISRLRTPSLTVDVRREEPVSFSFDGEMASFQSLSCRVRPRTLSVRVGEGYRTESDADADDAESKSV, translated from the coding sequence ATGACCGAGGACGTCGGGACGAGAGACTGTGTGCTCGTCGTCAATCCCCAGAGCGGCAACGGAAACCATATCGAGACCATCCGCGAACTCGCCGCGGAACACGGTTTCGAGGTCGCGGTCTCGGAGTCGGGCGACCACGCCGTCTCGCTCGCCCGCGAGGCGGCCGAGAGCGGCGCGACGCGAATCGGCGCCTGCGGCGGCGACGGCACGATAAACCAGGTCGTCCGCGGGATCGACGCCGCCGACGCGTTCGACGAGGTGACGTTCGGCGTCGTCCCCGCGGGGACGGGTAACAACTTCGCGGGCAACGTCGGCGTCGAGAGCATCGAACACGGCATCGAGCTGCTCGCCGAGGGGGAGACACGCACGATCGACCTCGGCACCGCCGGTGACGAACTGTTCGTCAACTCCTGTATCTGCGGGCTGACCGCCAACGCCAGCGGGGAGACCTCCTCGGACCTGAAAGACCGCTTCGGTCCGCTCGCCTACGTCTTCAAGACGATCGAGACGATGACGGAGTTCGAGGCGATTCCGCTTCACGTCCACGCCGAGGACGAGGGGGCCCTCTGGGACGGCGACGCGGTGTTCGTACTCATCGGCAACGCCCGGTCGTTCCCGGCCGGCGGGGACGGACAGGGGGACGCCGAGGACGGCCTGCTCGAGGTGACCATCGTCGAGGACGTCCCCACGAACCAGCTGCTGCGCGACGCGACCGTCAGCCACCTACTCGGCGGGGAGACCGCGAGCATCTCCCGGCTGCGGACCCCCTCGCTGACGGTCGACGTCCGGCGAGAGGAGCCGGTCTCGTTCAGCTTCGACGGCGAGATGGCGTCGTTTCAGTCGCTCTCCTGTCGCGTCCGACCCCGAACGCTCTCGGTCCGCGTCGGCGAGGGGTATCGAACCGAGTCCGACGCCGACGCCGACGACGCGGAGTCGAAGAGCGTTTGA
- a CDS encoding zinc-binding dehydrogenase, whose amino-acid sequence MDAVQFAEHGGREVIEYGEFPDPEPDRDEVLVDVKAGALNHLDIWTRKGLPGIDLEMPHIPGSDCAGVVEEVGEDVTRFSPGDRVALSAGVGDERMDDPTLDPNFHIIGEHVRGVHSEYAAIPEANLVPVPEDVDWEVAAAAPLVFQTAWRMLIHRGDLKAGEDVLVLGASGGVGHAAVQVANHAGATVYATASSEEKLEYAREIGADHTINYEEKDFSRAIREETDGAGVDMVVDHVGAQTWDESLKSLSKGGRIVTCGATTGPNPDAGLNRMFWNQLSVIGSTMATPEQTEEVLELVWDGTFQPEISEVLPMSEAARAHEIIEEREDFGKVVVVPDSEL is encoded by the coding sequence ATGGACGCAGTCCAGTTCGCGGAGCACGGCGGACGCGAGGTCATCGAGTACGGCGAGTTCCCCGATCCCGAACCCGACCGCGACGAGGTGCTGGTCGACGTCAAGGCCGGCGCACTGAACCACCTCGACATCTGGACGCGAAAGGGGCTGCCGGGGATCGACCTCGAGATGCCTCATATCCCTGGCAGCGACTGTGCGGGCGTCGTCGAGGAGGTCGGCGAGGACGTCACCCGCTTTTCGCCGGGCGACCGCGTGGCGCTCTCGGCTGGCGTCGGCGACGAACGCATGGACGACCCGACGCTCGATCCGAACTTCCACATCATCGGCGAGCACGTCCGCGGCGTCCACAGCGAGTACGCCGCGATCCCCGAGGCCAACCTCGTCCCCGTCCCCGAGGACGTCGACTGGGAGGTCGCGGCGGCCGCGCCGCTGGTCTTCCAGACCGCCTGGCGGATGCTGATCCACCGTGGCGACCTCAAGGCCGGCGAGGACGTGCTCGTCCTCGGCGCCTCCGGCGGCGTGGGTCACGCCGCGGTACAGGTCGCGAACCACGCCGGCGCGACCGTCTACGCCACCGCGAGCAGCGAGGAGAAGCTCGAGTACGCGAGGGAGATCGGCGCCGATCACACGATCAACTACGAGGAGAAGGACTTCTCGAGGGCGATCCGCGAGGAGACCGACGGCGCCGGCGTCGACATGGTGGTCGACCACGTCGGCGCCCAGACGTGGGACGAGTCGCTGAAGAGCCTCTCGAAGGGCGGACGCATCGTCACCTGCGGGGCGACCACGGGACCGAACCCCGACGCCGGCCTCAACCGGATGTTCTGGAACCAGCTCTCGGTGATCGGCTCGACGATGGCCACGCCCGAGCAGACCGAGGAGGTGCTCGAACTCGTCTGGGACGGTACCTTCCAGCCGGAGATCAGCGAGGTGCTGCCGATGAGCGAGGCCGCCCGCGCCCACGAGATCATCGAGGAACGCGAGGACTTTGGAAAGGTAGTTGTGGTTCCGGACAGTGAACTGTAG
- a CDS encoding MBL fold metallo-hydrolase has product MTRDGRGRVYRLVDGPANVYLVDDGELTLVDGGVPKDAKRIRDGIRALGFAVAEVDRVLLTHYDYDHVGALASLGLSAPVYAGEPDATYLVGAAEPPLVNRKGLLQRALGRSLDHPDLYAYPVADGDRIGGFVAHHTPGHTAGHMAYFHEDSGVAFLGDCVRSKGGTLHPMPSVLCADAEENARSIRKLEERLPTFDVAAPGHGDPITADVSGVLTRLAAES; this is encoded by the coding sequence ATGACACGAGACGGCCGCGGTCGAGTCTACCGGCTGGTCGACGGCCCCGCCAACGTCTATCTGGTCGATGACGGCGAGCTGACGCTCGTCGACGGCGGCGTCCCGAAGGACGCGAAACGGATCCGCGACGGCATCCGCGCGCTCGGGTTCGCGGTCGCCGAGGTCGACCGCGTCCTCCTGACCCACTACGACTACGACCACGTCGGCGCGCTCGCCTCGCTGGGGCTCTCCGCCCCGGTCTACGCCGGCGAGCCCGACGCGACCTACCTGGTGGGGGCCGCGGAGCCGCCGCTCGTCAACCGGAAGGGGCTGCTCCAGCGTGCGCTCGGCCGGTCGCTCGATCATCCCGATCTCTACGCCTACCCGGTCGCCGACGGCGACCGGATCGGCGGGTTCGTCGCCCACCACACGCCCGGCCACACGGCCGGCCACATGGCGTACTTCCACGAGGACAGCGGCGTCGCCTTCCTCGGCGACTGCGTTCGAAGCAAGGGTGGCACCCTCCACCCGATGCCGTCGGTCCTCTGTGCGGACGCCGAGGAGAACGCCCGGAGCATCCGGAAGCTCGAGGAACGGCTTCCGACGTTCGACGTCGCTGCACCGGGCCACGGCGATCCGATCACGGCGGATGTGAGCGGCGTCCTCACCCGGCTCGCGGCGGAGTCGTGA